The following are encoded in a window of Paenibacillus polymyxa genomic DNA:
- a CDS encoding RtcB family protein has translation MAYQEINGVRVWGAPDPGALSQARTCAENGNVIQALLMADHHKGYSQPIGGVMVYDGQISPSGVGYDIGCGNKAVRTKLFAADIMPRISAVMDEIARHISFGVGRVNAIQVDHELFDDPDWGVYAAIGKQEHDKLKSLAREQLGTVGSGNHFVDIFVEEATGRVWIANHFGSRGFGHKTASGFLNLAAGREFLGKAPGEHMDQPPVLLDMNSELGDMYYRAMRLAGRYAYAGRDYVIEQVLGIMGTEADFTVHNHHNYAWKEQHDGRDTIVVRKGATPSAPGQIGFIGGSMGDISVIVRGRDTVENRDSYYSTVHGAGRIMSRTQAAGKMNWKTRTRSGGQITDVQMKEAVRNYGVQLRGAGTDESPFVYRKLREVLDAHSETVEVMHELKPIGVCMAGANEFDPYKD, from the coding sequence ATGGCTTATCAAGAAATCAATGGAGTACGAGTATGGGGAGCACCTGATCCAGGGGCATTATCTCAAGCCCGTACATGTGCCGAAAACGGCAATGTGATTCAGGCGCTGCTGATGGCAGATCATCATAAAGGCTACAGTCAGCCGATTGGCGGTGTGATGGTATATGACGGACAAATTTCGCCTTCAGGTGTCGGGTATGATATCGGTTGCGGGAATAAGGCGGTAAGAACCAAGCTATTTGCAGCAGATATTATGCCGCGTATTTCAGCCGTGATGGATGAGATTGCACGTCATATTTCGTTTGGCGTAGGCCGTGTGAATGCGATTCAGGTAGACCATGAGCTGTTCGATGACCCGGACTGGGGGGTATATGCAGCGATAGGGAAACAAGAACATGACAAACTGAAGTCCTTAGCGAGAGAACAGCTGGGTACAGTAGGGAGTGGCAATCATTTTGTTGATATATTCGTGGAGGAAGCGACAGGGCGGGTCTGGATTGCCAATCATTTCGGCAGTCGGGGCTTTGGCCACAAAACAGCAAGTGGGTTTCTAAACTTGGCCGCTGGACGAGAGTTTCTCGGAAAGGCGCCGGGAGAGCATATGGATCAGCCGCCTGTGCTGCTGGATATGAACAGTGAGCTGGGGGACATGTACTATCGTGCGATGCGTCTTGCCGGACGCTATGCGTATGCGGGACGTGACTATGTGATAGAACAAGTGCTTGGTATTATGGGAACCGAAGCGGACTTTACTGTGCATAATCACCATAATTACGCATGGAAAGAACAGCATGATGGGCGTGACACCATTGTGGTCCGCAAAGGCGCTACTCCCTCGGCACCTGGCCAGATTGGCTTTATTGGAGGAAGCATGGGCGATATTTCGGTAATTGTGCGTGGAAGAGATACGGTAGAAAATCGGGATTCCTACTATAGTACAGTCCATGGCGCAGGTCGTATTATGAGTCGTACCCAGGCAGCCGGTAAAATGAATTGGAAAACCCGTACACGGAGTGGTGGACAAATCACAGACGTACAGATGAAGGAGGCCGTTCGGAACTATGGTGTCCAGCTGCGCGGAGCCGGTACAGATGAAAGCCCGTTCGTCTACCGTAAACTGCGCGAGGTACTGGATGCTCATTCCGAGACCGTGGAAGTTATGCATGAACTGAAGCCTATTGGGGTATGCATGGCTGGGGCCAATGAATTTGACCCTTATAAGGATTAA
- a CDS encoding shikimate dehydrogenase, translated as MKNAGRIDGRTQLIGLLATPIGHSLSPAMHNLAFEKLGLNNAYMAFEVGNEQLEEVVRGMRALNIRGYNVSMPNKTAILQYLDELDDSAKFTGAVNTVVNTDGILKGYSTDGSGYVRNLREHGIDLKGKKMTLVGSGGAATPIAIEAAQAGLAEISIFARNDQFFARAEENVRIINEDMKHTQVKANIYPLENQEQLREEIRTSHILANGTGVGMKPLEGKSVIEDVSMLRSDLIVTDVVYSPAKSKLMEQAESVGATAINGLGMMLWQGALAFELWTGQEMPVAYIKEQLFADKL; from the coding sequence ATGAAAAATGCTGGACGTATTGACGGAAGAACACAATTAATCGGACTGCTTGCTACACCAATCGGACACTCTTTGTCCCCGGCTATGCATAATCTTGCGTTTGAAAAGCTGGGCCTGAATAACGCGTATATGGCCTTTGAAGTAGGAAACGAACAACTTGAAGAAGTGGTACGGGGGATGCGCGCTCTGAACATACGTGGTTATAACGTGTCCATGCCTAACAAAACAGCTATATTACAGTACCTTGACGAGCTGGACGACAGCGCTAAATTTACAGGTGCCGTCAACACCGTCGTAAACACAGATGGTATACTGAAAGGCTACAGTACAGATGGATCTGGTTATGTTCGCAACTTGCGTGAACACGGCATTGACCTCAAAGGTAAGAAAATGACACTTGTCGGCTCTGGCGGCGCAGCTACACCGATTGCTATTGAAGCGGCTCAAGCAGGTCTGGCTGAAATTTCAATCTTTGCCCGTAACGATCAGTTCTTTGCTCGTGCAGAAGAGAATGTCCGTATTATTAATGAAGATATGAAACACACCCAAGTCAAGGCGAATATCTATCCATTGGAAAATCAAGAACAGCTACGTGAAGAGATCCGCACAAGTCATATTCTCGCTAACGGTACAGGTGTTGGTATGAAACCGCTGGAAGGCAAAAGTGTGATTGAAGATGTGTCCATGCTTCGTTCCGACCTGATCGTAACCGATGTAGTGTACAGCCCAGCTAAATCCAAGCTGATGGAACAAGCCGAATCCGTAGGTGCAACTGCCATTAACGGTCTGGGCATGATGCTGTGGCAGGGCGCATTGGCCTTCGAACTGTGGACAGGCCAAGAGATGCCAGTCGCTTATATTAAAGAACAGCTTTTTGCTGATAAGCTGTAG
- a CDS encoding MFS transporter: MKNPYIRMAAGLYINYFLLGMINVILSSNMSFLTVQLNTDKAAIGYLVSAIGIGKLLALGVAGKMSDKYGRKPLIVIASFAYLIFLIGIPLAPNYTLAFVFAIIAGLCNSMMDAGTYPALIEGFGKKAGSATVLVKASISIGAIVIPFMIAFFINHDMFYGYSFFIPAGIYLLNGIFLSMTAFPNHKAEEQKASTEAAQSTDTFRSEPKFWQEGLSLIIIGFTSTVLFMIVQLWLPTFGQEALGMDKASAIKLLSYYSIGSLVSVILLAVVLGRFIKPITVMIVYPLIALLSLLALITWHNPVATLISSFLIGLSTAGIFQIALTVMTEFFRKNKGTTTSLVNIAASLSFILMPLATGGMSKSLGITSVFILDIAIAVVSILLALFVAYRYKKVFH; the protein is encoded by the coding sequence ATGAAAAATCCTTATATCAGAATGGCAGCAGGGCTTTACATCAACTATTTTCTTCTGGGTATGATCAATGTTATTCTATCGTCGAATATGAGCTTCCTGACCGTTCAATTGAACACGGATAAAGCAGCCATCGGCTATCTGGTGTCCGCGATTGGGATCGGTAAGCTGCTCGCTCTCGGGGTAGCCGGAAAAATGTCAGACAAATACGGAAGAAAACCACTCATTGTTATTGCATCATTTGCTTATTTAATCTTCCTGATCGGCATTCCGCTTGCGCCTAACTATACGTTGGCATTCGTGTTTGCTATTATCGCAGGGCTTTGCAACTCTATGATGGATGCAGGAACGTATCCTGCATTAATTGAAGGCTTTGGAAAAAAAGCCGGGTCTGCAACGGTACTGGTCAAAGCATCCATCTCAATCGGTGCCATTGTGATTCCATTCATGATTGCTTTCTTTATTAATCACGACATGTTCTATGGATACTCCTTCTTTATTCCAGCAGGGATTTATCTGCTGAACGGTATCTTCTTGTCGATGACAGCTTTCCCCAACCACAAAGCAGAGGAACAAAAGGCTTCAACCGAGGCTGCCCAATCCACAGATACTTTCCGCAGCGAGCCTAAGTTTTGGCAAGAAGGTTTATCTCTGATTATTATCGGTTTTACTTCTACTGTATTGTTCATGATCGTACAGCTATGGCTTCCTACCTTTGGACAAGAGGCCCTGGGCATGGACAAAGCCAGTGCCATTAAACTGCTGAGCTACTATAGTATAGGTTCATTGGTTTCCGTTATTCTGTTAGCTGTGGTACTTGGTAGATTCATTAAACCGATTACTGTCATGATTGTATATCCGCTTATTGCCCTGCTTTCTTTGCTGGCTTTAATTACATGGCACAATCCTGTCGCTACTTTGATCAGTTCATTCCTGATCGGCTTGTCTACCGCAGGCATATTCCAAATTGCCCTCACGGTTATGACGGAATTTTTCCGCAAGAACAAAGGCACTACGACTTCTCTCGTGAACATAGCAGCCAGTCTTTCGTTCATTCTGATGCCTTTGGCTACCGGGGGCATGTCCAAAAGTTTGGGAATTACCTCGGTATTCATTCTGGATATTGCGATTGCTGTAGTCAGTATTTTGCTGGCCTTGTTTGTTGCTTATCGATATAAAAAAGTGTTTCATTAA
- a CDS encoding pectate lyase, translating into MKTNTAKVLKKGISIALSGMLVALFVGNYSAHAAPEVVHKTILVKAGEVYDGKGKTVVADPDTLGDGSQKEAQKPIFKLENNATLKNVTIAAPAADGVHVYGNGTISNVTWEDVGEDALTLKEPGTVNITGGGAFHAYDKVFQINAEGTINIKNFRADDIGKLVRQLGGSTFRVNMTLDNSDISNVKDSILRSDGPNSKAKITNTRYHNVKQLFKGFKSGNTSESGNTQY; encoded by the coding sequence ATGAAAACAAACACAGCTAAAGTATTGAAAAAGGGAATCAGTATCGCTTTATCAGGAATGTTGGTCGCTTTATTTGTCGGCAATTATTCTGCACATGCAGCACCAGAAGTCGTTCATAAGACCATACTTGTTAAAGCTGGAGAAGTATACGATGGTAAAGGCAAGACTGTAGTGGCTGATCCCGATACCTTGGGAGACGGAAGCCAGAAAGAGGCTCAAAAGCCTATTTTCAAGCTTGAAAATAATGCAACTCTGAAAAATGTGACCATCGCTGCCCCTGCTGCGGATGGTGTGCATGTATATGGCAACGGAACTATTTCCAACGTAACGTGGGAGGATGTAGGTGAAGATGCCTTGACGCTTAAAGAACCAGGCACGGTAAACATTACGGGCGGTGGAGCGTTCCATGCGTACGATAAAGTATTCCAAATTAATGCCGAAGGCACGATTAACATTAAAAACTTTAGAGCCGATGATATCGGAAAGCTGGTTCGCCAACTTGGGGGCTCTACATTCAGAGTGAATATGACTTTGGATAACTCGGATATTTCCAATGTAAAGGACTCGATCCTGAGATCGGATGGTCCTAACAGCAAAGCTAAAATTACGAACACTCGTTATCACAATGTGAAACAATTGTTCAAAGGCTTTAAGTCTGGTAATACGAGCGAGTCCGGCAATACTCAATATTAA
- the aroD gene encoding type I 3-dehydroquinate dehydratase, whose protein sequence is MAKIVKVRDVLIGEGAPKICVPMVGETLEQLKEEATYLRTLDLDIVEWRVDFFEHVEDLKKVKAALHEIRSILANIPLVFTFRSAREGGEKEISAASYVELNRTVAETGQVELIDVELFNEEADVKTLVEAAHKHNVYVIISNHDFHKTPSKEEIVSRLRKAQELGGDLPKIAVMPTNTADVLTLLDATRTMAEEHADRPIITMSMAGKGVVSRLTGELFGSALTFGAAKKASAPGQIPVTELREILTVLHSHS, encoded by the coding sequence ATGGCTAAAATCGTAAAGGTGAGAGATGTTCTGATCGGTGAAGGAGCGCCAAAAATTTGTGTGCCCATGGTGGGAGAAACGTTGGAGCAGTTGAAGGAAGAGGCCACTTATTTGCGTACGCTCGACCTGGATATCGTGGAGTGGAGAGTCGATTTTTTCGAGCATGTGGAGGATTTGAAAAAGGTGAAAGCTGCCTTACATGAAATTCGGTCTATTTTAGCAAATATTCCGCTCGTATTTACGTTCCGTAGCGCTCGGGAAGGCGGAGAAAAGGAAATCAGTGCGGCGAGTTATGTGGAATTGAACCGTACAGTAGCCGAAACGGGACAAGTTGAACTTATTGATGTAGAGCTTTTTAATGAGGAAGCTGATGTGAAGACGCTGGTAGAAGCAGCACATAAGCATAACGTATATGTGATTATATCTAATCATGATTTTCATAAGACGCCGTCGAAGGAGGAGATTGTGTCCCGGTTACGCAAGGCGCAGGAATTAGGAGGCGATCTGCCTAAGATAGCAGTGATGCCGACCAATACAGCCGATGTTCTCACTTTGCTGGATGCCACACGTACCATGGCAGAAGAGCATGCAGATCGGCCGATTATTACGATGTCGATGGCGGGGAAAGGTGTCGTGAGCCGCCTGACCGGAGAACTGTTTGGTTCGGCTCTGACCTTTGGTGCTGCTAAGAAAGCTTCCGCTCCGGGGCAGATTCCTGTCACTGAACTGAGAGAGATATTGACGGTGCTGCATAGCCATTCTTAA
- a CDS encoding LysR family transcriptional regulator has product MNLKHLQYFRVLAEMEHFTQAAVRLCITQPSLSHAISELEKDLGVHLFEKQGRNIRLNKYGRFFLKYVEHAMDELEKGEHNLRELVSPSHGNIDLAFIYTLGSHFIPAIIQAFSALDAHKDISFSFHQGNTNDIIQGLKQEHYDVAFCSHMENEPDVEFIPLAQQELVVIVSPDHPLASLDQIDLKDTADYPVIFFNKKSGVRPIIENLFAKAGVTPQIICEIEEDTAMAGLVSVNYGIGVMPRISSLDYFNVKTLPIVNPEYERFIYLASIKNRYLSPAVVDFRNFALSYGKEFYLKTHQRV; this is encoded by the coding sequence ATGAACCTGAAGCACTTACAATATTTTCGTGTACTTGCGGAGATGGAGCATTTTACCCAGGCAGCTGTGCGACTATGTATTACACAACCCAGTTTAAGTCATGCGATTTCAGAATTAGAAAAAGATTTGGGAGTTCATCTGTTCGAGAAGCAGGGGAGAAATATTCGGTTAAACAAATACGGACGATTTTTCCTAAAGTATGTGGAGCACGCGATGGATGAATTAGAAAAGGGAGAGCATAATTTACGAGAGTTAGTGAGTCCAAGCCATGGAAATATAGATTTGGCGTTCATTTACACGTTAGGCTCACACTTCATTCCAGCGATCATTCAAGCCTTTTCAGCTCTGGATGCCCATAAAGATATCTCCTTTTCGTTTCACCAAGGGAATACGAACGATATTATCCAGGGGCTAAAGCAGGAACATTATGATGTGGCGTTCTGCTCTCACATGGAAAATGAACCGGATGTGGAGTTTATTCCGTTGGCTCAGCAGGAACTGGTTGTCATTGTTTCGCCTGATCATCCACTGGCGTCTCTAGACCAAATTGATCTTAAGGATACGGCAGATTATCCGGTGATCTTCTTCAACAAAAAGAGTGGGGTGCGGCCCATTATTGAAAATTTGTTCGCCAAAGCGGGTGTTACGCCACAGATTATTTGCGAGATTGAAGAGGATACAGCAATGGCAGGACTGGTGTCTGTCAATTACGGAATTGGGGTTATGCCTCGCATTTCATCGTTAGATTATTTTAACGTCAAAACATTGCCTATTGTAAATCCAGAATACGAGCGTTTTATCTACCTAGCCAGCATCAAAAATAGATATTTATCCCCGGCAGTAGTGGACTTTCGGAACTTTGCACTAAGTTACGGCAAGGAGTTCTATCTGAAAACGCATCAGCGCGTCTAG
- a CDS encoding purple acid phosphatase family protein, whose protein sequence is MFKKFQKWSATSMSIALMLGLITGPSASPVYAESPGNTDGISKVTATFYGDTKGSKGFTWYTSKLLTNSTVQVIKKTDSEADFKSAIAFVGASSPSTNSAEELVHKAVATGLQANTTYYYRVGDATRGIWSETGTFQTAPKSGEFTFIDLADTQAKSEDEAILSSQTLEKALQTVGNAQFVVHNGDIVDTGTKEEQWDWLLGHSQKSLLNTTIVPSAGNHEDENYAFYDHFNINGPAGSATKTGAYYSFDYSNAHFIVLNSNEDSEKYANFSEDQVEWLEKDAAAAKRAGAKWIIVNIHKGPYTTSNHATDSDIIDSNGVRNQIAPLMAELDIDFVVQGHDHIYARTKPINQEGKATTPTKVKDTLNEKTIEYSVNPDGSIYVIPATAGPKVYYKNPSEKLGDKYYNLFELAEENHAAVYGPDPSDNRRPTRGQVQNFVGITIDGNKLTAVTYEIDQNKNDAKPFIVDQFGIIKKDWYN, encoded by the coding sequence ATGTTTAAGAAGTTTCAAAAATGGTCAGCAACATCTATGTCTATTGCTCTTATGCTAGGTTTGATTACTGGTCCGTCTGCTTCGCCTGTCTATGCTGAATCACCAGGGAACACAGATGGTATTAGCAAAGTTACAGCTACATTTTATGGAGACACAAAAGGCTCCAAAGGGTTTACCTGGTATACTTCAAAACTGCTCACGAACAGCACTGTTCAAGTAATAAAGAAAACGGATTCAGAAGCTGATTTTAAGAGTGCTATCGCATTCGTAGGCGCTTCTTCTCCATCGACCAATTCTGCAGAAGAGCTTGTCCATAAAGCCGTAGCTACAGGTCTTCAAGCGAACACAACTTATTATTATCGTGTGGGTGATGCAACGCGCGGGATATGGAGCGAAACAGGTACGTTTCAAACGGCTCCTAAGAGCGGTGAATTTACCTTCATTGATCTAGCTGATACACAAGCAAAAAGCGAAGATGAAGCCATATTGTCTTCACAGACGCTCGAAAAAGCACTTCAAACTGTAGGTAATGCTCAGTTTGTAGTCCACAACGGAGATATCGTAGACACCGGTACCAAAGAAGAACAGTGGGACTGGTTGTTGGGACATTCACAAAAAAGTCTTTTGAATACAACCATTGTTCCTTCAGCAGGTAATCACGAGGATGAGAACTACGCTTTTTATGATCACTTTAATATTAATGGACCAGCTGGTTCTGCTACTAAAACAGGAGCATACTACTCCTTTGATTACAGCAATGCTCACTTTATTGTACTGAACTCCAATGAGGACTCAGAGAAATATGCCAATTTTTCTGAAGATCAAGTTGAATGGTTAGAGAAAGATGCTGCGGCAGCCAAAAGGGCAGGTGCAAAGTGGATTATTGTTAACATTCATAAAGGTCCCTATACCACCTCTAATCATGCAACAGACTCTGACATCATAGATAGTAACGGAGTTCGTAACCAGATTGCACCTTTAATGGCTGAGCTGGATATCGACTTTGTTGTGCAAGGGCACGATCATATTTACGCTCGTACGAAACCAATCAATCAAGAGGGTAAAGCAACAACGCCAACAAAAGTAAAAGATACATTAAATGAAAAGACAATTGAATACAGTGTGAATCCAGACGGAAGTATCTATGTCATCCCAGCAACCGCTGGCCCCAAAGTTTACTACAAGAACCCAAGCGAAAAACTTGGAGATAAGTACTATAATCTCTTTGAACTAGCTGAAGAGAATCATGCGGCAGTATATGGCCCAGATCCGAGTGACAATCGTAGACCTACACGAGGACAGGTACAGAATTTTGTTGGCATCACCATAGACGGAAACAAACTTACAGCCGTAACGTATGAAATTGATCAAAACAAAAATGATGCCAAACCTTTTATTGTGGATCAATTCGGAATCATCAAAAAAGATTGGTATAATTGA
- a CDS encoding M20 family metallopeptidase has product MSTTNTVDTHRQRIIEKIEESRQLYTETSRFIHANPEIGNQEFQASQALTGILEQAGFEVTRNVAGHETGFVARKASARPGPKIGYLAEYDALPGLGHACGHNIIGTASTAAAIALAQVIDETGGEVYVFGTPAEEGGPNGSAKGSFVKHGLFEGIDAALMVHPSGVTRLTSPSLAVDPLDFHFYGKAAHAAGSPEQGINALDAVLQLFSGINALRQQLPTDVRIHGIITHGGDAPNIIPDYASARFFIRASTWQRTEEVSTKVRHIADAAALATGATVKIERFQNEVRDFILNDTLDEVVGRELEALGEQLDRGPRAGLGSTDAGNVSHVIPTAHAYIKIGPDDLIAHTVEFREAAGSEQGEEALVTGAKALALSGLELLVNETLLVAVKEDFKRTHSVAQ; this is encoded by the coding sequence ATGAGTACAACGAATACGGTCGATACACATAGACAGCGGATTATTGAGAAAATTGAGGAGTCTCGTCAGCTTTACACGGAAACGAGCCGGTTTATTCATGCTAATCCCGAAATCGGCAATCAAGAATTTCAAGCTTCCCAGGCACTGACGGGTATTTTAGAGCAAGCGGGGTTTGAGGTAACTCGTAATGTAGCGGGACACGAAACCGGATTTGTTGCACGTAAGGCTTCTGCTAGGCCAGGTCCGAAAATCGGATACTTGGCTGAATATGATGCATTGCCCGGTCTGGGCCATGCTTGTGGCCACAATATTATCGGAACCGCAAGCACGGCAGCAGCCATCGCCTTGGCGCAGGTGATCGACGAAACGGGAGGTGAGGTGTATGTGTTCGGTACACCAGCGGAAGAAGGCGGTCCTAATGGTAGTGCAAAAGGCAGCTTCGTGAAGCACGGGCTGTTCGAAGGGATTGATGCTGCACTGATGGTTCATCCATCCGGTGTGACCCGGCTGACCTCACCAAGTCTGGCAGTTGATCCGCTAGATTTTCATTTTTACGGCAAAGCGGCTCATGCCGCAGGATCACCAGAGCAGGGAATCAATGCGCTCGATGCGGTGCTACAGTTGTTCAGCGGTATCAATGCTTTGCGTCAGCAACTGCCGACCGATGTGCGTATTCATGGCATCATTACGCATGGAGGAGACGCGCCCAATATCATTCCGGACTATGCGTCGGCACGCTTTTTCATTCGGGCAAGTACTTGGCAGCGCACAGAGGAGGTTTCCACGAAAGTTCGCCATATCGCAGATGCTGCTGCTTTGGCAACAGGAGCCACTGTGAAAATCGAACGTTTTCAAAATGAAGTGCGTGATTTCATTCTGAACGATACGCTGGACGAGGTTGTAGGTCGTGAACTGGAAGCGCTGGGAGAACAGCTGGATCGTGGCCCTCGTGCCGGACTGGGTTCGACGGATGCGGGGAATGTGAGCCATGTTATCCCGACTGCACATGCTTACATTAAGATCGGTCCAGATGATCTCATCGCTCATACGGTGGAATTCAGGGAAGCGGCTGGCTCTGAACAGGGTGAGGAAGCCTTAGTGACTGGAGCCAAAGCGTTAGCCTTGTCAGGCTTGGAGCTACTGGTGAATGAAACACTACTGGTTGCGGTGAAGGAAGATTTTAAGCGTACGCATTCAGTGGCACAGTAA
- a CDS encoding shikimate kinase, with amino-acid sequence MQNNSEIPLKEQNIVLIGFMGVGKTTIGSHLARKLYRDFVDIDQEIEQEYNMPTTEIFKTYGEKRFREIEKEHILKLCSNTRLKIISVGGGAFLQEEVKQACLASSIVFFLDLNWDSWKDRLKMLIDTRPNLQNKTLGEIEDLFRSRQDIYAVNHSKIDTDQLDAEEVADYIIQTLNLGWELYEPTRGLN; translated from the coding sequence GTGCAAAACAATAGTGAGATTCCATTAAAAGAACAAAATATTGTGCTCATCGGCTTTATGGGTGTAGGCAAAACAACGATCGGTTCCCATCTAGCGCGCAAGCTGTATCGCGATTTCGTGGATATTGACCAGGAGATTGAACAAGAGTACAACATGCCAACAACCGAGATTTTCAAAACTTATGGAGAGAAACGTTTCCGTGAGATTGAAAAAGAGCATATTTTGAAGCTGTGCAGCAACACACGCCTTAAAATCATTTCCGTTGGCGGTGGTGCATTTTTACAGGAAGAGGTGAAGCAAGCTTGTTTGGCTTCATCGATTGTTTTCTTCTTGGATTTGAATTGGGATTCCTGGAAAGATCGGCTTAAGATGCTGATTGACACCCGCCCCAATCTACAAAACAAGACTTTAGGGGAAATTGAAGATCTTTTCCGTTCCAGACAGGACATTTACGCGGTGAATCACTCCAAGATCGATACGGATCAGTTGGATGCGGAAGAAGTCGCAGACTATATTATTCAAACGCTGAATCTAGGTTGGGAGTTATATGAACCTACTCGGGGATTGAATTAA
- a CDS encoding MFS transporter, translated as MMKRSSFPVATGLYVNYLLFGMFNIMLASHMSFLTEHLHTDQAGISLLVSAMGFGRLFTLYISGVLSDRYGRKPFIVAAGLLMAVFLVGIPLSPSFEMAIVLAVLAGVANSFLDSGTYPALIEAFPQSSGSATVLVRGFISVGAAFLPLMIIFFMNHDIFYGFSFFLPALIFALNAIYLFKMKFPDMRVQSPKKPVGDTSVSSVEQTGKLETNDRSKPRFWQEGLCLILLGFTGPTLLYIVQLWLPTFGQQFIGMTESESLRLLVYYNVGSLISVFVLVIVLRKWVKPVHIILIYPCISLLAFGALLLFKSGAAAIICASVIGFSISGVLQLTLTVMSEFFSQRKGQITGFVYTATSLSYTIIPVFTGFLLKHSQISSVFMLAIIVNVLGIVLAVFVNFRYSLVFPASRKLSPKIVLDTK; from the coding sequence ATGATGAAACGTTCTTCTTTTCCAGTGGCGACAGGCCTTTATGTAAACTATCTTTTGTTCGGCATGTTTAATATTATGCTAGCGTCCCACATGTCTTTTTTAACAGAGCATTTGCATACAGATCAGGCGGGCATCAGTCTCTTGGTTTCTGCGATGGGATTTGGCAGGCTGTTTACGCTGTACATATCCGGCGTGCTCTCCGACCGTTATGGTCGTAAGCCGTTTATTGTGGCAGCAGGGCTACTGATGGCTGTATTCTTGGTCGGTATACCGCTGAGTCCCAGCTTTGAGATGGCGATCGTACTGGCAGTGCTGGCAGGTGTAGCGAATTCTTTTCTTGATTCAGGTACTTATCCAGCGCTGATCGAAGCTTTCCCCCAATCCTCTGGTTCGGCTACAGTGTTAGTGAGAGGTTTTATATCCGTCGGGGCGGCATTTTTGCCGTTAATGATTATCTTTTTTATGAATCACGACATTTTCTACGGGTTCTCTTTCTTTTTACCAGCCCTCATATTTGCTTTAAATGCAATTTACTTGTTCAAGATGAAGTTCCCAGACATGCGGGTTCAGTCACCCAAGAAGCCAGTTGGTGATACTTCTGTATCAAGCGTTGAGCAAACGGGAAAATTGGAGACAAATGACCGAAGTAAGCCGCGGTTTTGGCAGGAGGGGCTATGTCTTATCTTGCTCGGATTTACGGGACCTACCTTGCTTTATATTGTGCAATTATGGTTGCCTACTTTTGGACAACAGTTTATCGGTATGACCGAATCAGAGTCTCTCAGATTATTAGTTTATTACAATGTCGGTTCGCTGATTTCCGTGTTTGTATTGGTAATTGTGTTAAGAAAATGGGTTAAACCTGTTCACATTATTCTTATTTATCCATGTATTTCCTTGTTGGCTTTTGGAGCGCTTCTTCTTTTCAAGTCAGGGGCGGCGGCCATTATTTGTGCGAGTGTCATTGGGTTTTCAATATCGGGTGTACTCCAGCTGACGTTAACTGTAATGAGTGAATTTTTTAGTCAACGAAAAGGACAGATTACTGGGTTTGTTTATACAGCAACCTCGCTGTCATACACGATCATTCCTGTGTTTACAGGCTTTCTTTTGAAACATTCTCAGATATCGAGTGTTTTTATGCTAGCTATTATTGTGAATGTGCTAGGGATCGTACTGGCGGTGTTTGTTAATTTTCGGTACAGTTTAGTTTTTCCAGCAAGTCGCAAATTGTCCCCTAAAATCGTACTGGATACCAAATAA